The DNA window TGGCCGGAGCAGGCCTTGGTCCTTTGGTCACTTTGCTGCCCTCgtcctggcgggggggggggagggggagagagagaaatgcatatGGCGAAGCTCCGGCCTGGCTGGACGGACCTTCCTGGACCAGCAGGGTCACGAGGCTTTCTCCTCTTTAAGGCCTAAGCCAAGCCATGGCAGAGAGTGCCCGGTCGATAAAGCCGCAGATAAACTCAGAAGCTGAAGAGTCAAAAGGCTGAGAGGAGGGACTGGCTTCTTTGGAGACCCCTCTCCCTTACCTTCCATCTCCGCACTGCTAGCCATGTCAGCAAGGGCACAGGAAAAAAAGATCTACCTTGGCAGCACTAAAGGGAAAGGTAGACCCACCCAGTCCTTTGGAAGACCCAGGTTGCCGGGTTTTTCTACCACTGGTGGTCTGAAGAAAGGATGTTGAGCACCCGACTGCTCCAGGAGGGCAGCATTTGGGCTGTAGACCAAAGCAATGGGTAGAGAGAACaatggagagagagggaagctctttcccccTCTCACACAGTCCCAgagccaggggacatccactccagtgGAGGGTTGGGAGAGTGTGAACAGACAAAAAGACaatctttcttgacccagcatgtggTTAGTCTGTgaaactctttgccacaggatgtggtgagggcatctgacctagatgcattgaaaaggggattggacagatttctgaaggaaaagtccattgcaggtgacaagccatgatgggtaTGTATATAATTTCCAGACTcagaaggtacctccaaatgctagaggcagggggaggggtatcaggacaCAGTTATATCTAGTAGTCTCGTgggctcccaaaggcatctggtggggccacggtgagagacAGGGAGCTGGGCAAGacggacccttggcctgatccagcacacaactcttctgaggttcttatgTAATATGGGTCTCTTAAGAGGTCCAGGACAGTTGAAGTGTAGGTCACTCCATGCTCTGCCCTGCCCAACCCTCTCTACCCACTGCTCACTCTGCCCTGTGCTTCCACTCCGCAGTGCATCCCCTACGTCATCAACCAGGCACGGGAAGCCATGCTTCAGATCCTTGAATGGCGCTTCCTGGTGCGGGACGAAGGCGAGGCAGATGTGCCGGCAGACCCTTCCTGGCAGGAGGATGAGGAACCAGTGCCTTGCACCACAGACTCCTGGGCCCAGGGCTCTGTGCCTGTCTTGCCAGCCAGGCCACCTCTGGAGGAGGCTGAGGTAGGATGGCATTGGGGCTTGTCAGGAAGAGCAGGATTACATACTAGAAGAAGTGTTAGCAGGATTAGAATGTCAGAATGTACCATCAAGCCCCTGATTTACAGTGTccgtgaccttatgaatgagtgatctccagaaggtCCGCTCATCACAATATGATTttgaatgcctcttcctttttggtaTTCAACttaaacatcaggcatttctcagtACATATGAGGTAATACCTTGAGCATCAATTTGCTTGCATGGGAGCAATCTTGGGGATTGGGATATATAGCAAGCATTTCCAGTTTGTGgggcattattttgttttccatatctgcatattcttgttaggattttgatagattcagtctctgtttgaaatagttctattagtATTCCATTTGCCCcttctgatttatttcttcctcgtgctttcagagcagctttcacttcgcTTTCTAAAACTGCAAATTCTTCCTCATAGAATTTCTTTTCAAAAGATTCTGTCTTTGTTTTAtcccttctgtataggtcttcagtagagggacgtggtggcgctgtgggctaaaccgcagaagcctgtgctgcagggtcagaagaccaagcagtcgtaagatcaaatccacgtgacagaatgagctcccgtcgcttgtcccagcacctgccaacctagcggttcgaaagcatgcaaatgcaagtagataaatagggaccacctcggtgggcaggtaacagcgttccgtgtctaagtcgcactggccatgtgaccacggaatattgtcttcggacaaacgctggctctatggcttggaaacggggatgagcaccaccccctagagtcgaacacgactggacaaaaattgtcaaggggaacctttaaaaaaaataggtcttcagtatactgtttctgccttctctttattttctcctgatcgTATAGTGTGTTTCCCTGTTCATCTTTCatcattcctaatctaggcttaaatttccctttgattttttttttatcttctgaaagagatctcttgtttttatgttttgttgttctctttctttgcactcATTATTGTAATAGTTCTATTTGTCTCTATgagacagttgctgaaaaacagTATTCAGGCGCCGATCACTGTTTAGTCttgcttcttgcctgtcctgaacaattttaaatgtttcttctgcCCTCTTGCTCGACTTCCCTGTTTGCATTCTTCCATAATAATATCTCAAATTTcttaaaaatggaagaaatcaGTCTGGCCCTTTGAGGAGCCTACATGCCAGAGGCTGAACCCCTTGCGAACCTGATGGGATGGGCTTTAGATCAAGACAGGGATGCAGGTGTATGTTTGAAAGTTTGCAGCAGCAGAATTGGGTTTCCTCCCAAGTAGAAAGTACAACATGTTTCTGCATTAGCAGAAGGAATACTTCTCTCCTTTTGGGATTGGCTAGCCAAGGGGAAACGGCCTCACTCCACTCCCGTGTCTCCCTTTCAGGAGAGAGGTTGGTACCTATAAGTTTTTAAATCTCTCACAGCCCCATCCCACCGTGGCACAGTTGCCACGTCTTGTATTGCAGTCTGGGAGAGCAGTTGCCTCTGCTTCTGGATTCCATTTTAGAAAGACTTGGGAATATCCTGCAGTTGGGGTTGGGGGTCATCATTCATTTGTCTGCACATCTTCAGAGGCCAGCATCATCTGCTGTTCTAGTGTCACCCATCCGTGTAACCCTAAAATCATGAAAAATTCCATTCTGGCCTTGCAAACGGACTGTTCTGGGCACAGAGAGGGGttgtgaatattttatttatttatttattaaatttgtatactgccccattagtgcaaaagcactgctctgggtggtttacaatcacctaaaacaataaatgtaaataaaaacaacaaattagcAATCAGCACATCAGGTGgtagaaatataaaatgaaacacaGCAGGGGCATATAGCCATATAGAGCAGCAAGGAAGGGGGTCATGCAGAATCTTCCGCTCACCTGTCTTCCCTTGCAGGTCCCTTTAGCTGGACTTCCAGAGGAAATGCCTGCCTCCGAAGAGGCCCTGAGGGACGTTGCTGGTGCTGCTCAGGTGCCTCAGGGATCCCTCCTGACGGAGGAGGAAGTGGAAGGATGGACGGCCCAGCTGTCTTTGCTGGAGATCAAGCACGGGAAGTCATCCCACAGCAGCCAAGGGATCCTCATCCCCCGAGCTGAGTCCCCACCTGGGAGGGCCGCCCTCACCCCTCCCCGGGGACCTTCCGaggcccggcttccctgcccGCAGCCCTTGCACTCCACCCGGTTTCAGCATGTGGTGCAGCCCCTGGACCATTCGGAGAAGGAGCTGCTGCTGCGGGAACTCTCCCAGGTCCCTGTGGAGGAGGGcccccccctcctgccttccTCGTTCAGCAACCTGCTGCGGATCCAGCTGGGGCGGCCCCCCAACATCAAGGCGGTTTTCTATGATGAATCGGGCAACATCACCCTCGTGCCTCGGTTGGACCCAGCATGCCTGCCCAAGCGCTGGATCAAGCCCTCCGTGGAGGTCTTGGACCCGGACGTGGAGTCCCGCCGGCAAAAGGCTCTGAAGACAGTCTCGGGGCGCTGCCACCCCCTGAAGCTCCCCCGGGGCAGGGTTGAGATCCGTGAGCCGAGCGGCGGCGGTGGCCAGCTGCCCGGGGCTCCTCAGGTGCTGTTGTGGGACGGTGCAGCCACCGTCATGCAGAAGAGGCCGTCGGAGCAGGCCCCCTTCCCTCTGCAGCCCCCACCCGGAAGGGCCCTGGAGCCCACGAGCCTCATCTTTGTGAAGCCCACCCTGCTGACGGAGAGTGTCGAGCCAGCCCCCGGAGTGACCATCCGTCCCGGGGGCCGCACAGCCAAGCGTCTTCAGCCCACTGCGCCCCCCCTTCCAGAGAAGGAAGCTGAGGCAGCGGAGGTGCCTAGAGATCTCCACCCCCTGCACCCGCAAGTGTCTTTCCCCCCAGCAGCTTCTGTGGAGCACCTTGTCCAGCAGCCGAGGCCTCTGCCGCGCTTGCGCCCTGGCGCCGTGCTGTGAGCAGGGGCGATGGCCAGAACGTGGAGGAGCTTTCTGCCCCACCAGGAGCAAACCCCATAACCCAGTGGGTTCATAATAAAAAGAAGGCCTTTCACTCCATCCTCTCTCTTTTCAGCTTTTTTAGTTGAAATTGCTGGGTGCCAAaggctctttctctcccccccccccccgttccctaAGGGTGGGTGAATGAATAAATCGATTGGTTCATTCCTGACCTGAGCTCAGCAATAAGTCACTTGATTGCACTTCTTAGGGCTAATTAGCTTCCCTGCCCTGGGTATTCCCTTGACCTGTGGCGCAAAGGAACAGGAAGTTGCCAGAGGCCTTATGCTCCATATGTGCTCCACACCCAGCATGGCCGACCATCCCTAGATCAGGGGGTAGTGTGGGAGTGTTCCCCCTCTGTGTGCCAGACAGGGCAGGTGCGGGGAAGGCAATCCGAGAGCTACCGAAGGAGCAGCTTTGAAGGGGAGGAGagcaaaatatgtacagtacCAAAAAGGGGCAAAGGGTCATGGCCAGGCCAGGCCTGCCGTTCTCTGGCACAGCCCTGTAGCTGCTCTGTGCAGGAGGGACCTGGTGAACTGTCTCTGCCTTTCCAACACAAAAGACAAGATTAATGTCCTCACTTTCCAGCAGTTAGTGGTCAATTATCTATACAGCAaagcggcttccctatgggcgattttcactggacgacgatgattttcccccattggaatgcattaaatggattccaatgcattccagtggggaaacgcttttcgcaagacgatgttttgcaaaacagcgatttcaatggaacgaattaacatcgtcttgcggggcaccactgtatcttccttCTGGAACAGCTGAAGGCCGGGCACTGAAACAGGCCATGCAGTGAAAGCTCTCTGATGTCGTGCAAGTTCTCCATTGTAAAGGTAATCTGCTGGGATGGAGATCTGACTGTGAAAACCATTGTAAAGGTAATCTGCTGGGATGGAGATCTGACTGTGAAAACCAGCCACTGAGTCATATGGGACCCGTCCACTTCCTAATGGTCTCTCTGGCTTTCATAAATCCCAAATGTAACAAAGCTGGGAGGATATCCCGTAGGATGATATTTTTCCCTTCACTGCTCTTGCCCAGCCCGAGGGA is part of the Pogona vitticeps strain Pit_001003342236 chromosome 5, PviZW2.1, whole genome shotgun sequence genome and encodes:
- the C5H2orf81 gene encoding uncharacterized protein C2orf81 homolog isoform X1 yields the protein MASRDRVTQAKSRAERSRPPTVPAPQVEIVPGRLSEGEWLSLLGSEEAEDSVGDFLAGLLDQVLEECYKIYLDRQCIPYVINQAREAMLQILEWRFLVRDEGEADVPADPSWQEDEEPVPCTTDSWAQGSVPVLPARPPLEEAEVPLAGLPEEMPASEEALRDVAGAAQVPQGSLLTEEEVEGWTAQLSLLEIKHGKSSHSSQGILIPRAESPPGRAALTPPRGPSEARLPCPQPLHSTRFQHVVQPLDHSEKELLLRELSQVPVEEGPPLLPSSFSNLLRIQLGRPPNIKAVFYDESGNITLVPRLDPACLPKRWIKPSVEVLDPDVESRRQKALKTVSGRCHPLKLPRGRVEIREPSGGGGQLPGAPQVLLWDGAATVMQKRPSEQAPFPLQPPPGRALEPTSLIFVKPTLLTESVEPAPGVTIRPGGRTAKRLQPTAPPLPEKEAEAAEVPRDLHPLHPQVSFPPAASVEHLVQQPRPLPRLRPGAVL
- the C5H2orf81 gene encoding uncharacterized protein C2orf81 homolog isoform X2, giving the protein MASRDRVTQAKSRAERSRPPTVPAPQVEIVPGRLSEGEWLSLLGSEEAEDSVGDFLAGLLDQVLEECYKIYLDRQVPLAGLPEEMPASEEALRDVAGAAQVPQGSLLTEEEVEGWTAQLSLLEIKHGKSSHSSQGILIPRAESPPGRAALTPPRGPSEARLPCPQPLHSTRFQHVVQPLDHSEKELLLRELSQVPVEEGPPLLPSSFSNLLRIQLGRPPNIKAVFYDESGNITLVPRLDPACLPKRWIKPSVEVLDPDVESRRQKALKTVSGRCHPLKLPRGRVEIREPSGGGGQLPGAPQVLLWDGAATVMQKRPSEQAPFPLQPPPGRALEPTSLIFVKPTLLTESVEPAPGVTIRPGGRTAKRLQPTAPPLPEKEAEAAEVPRDLHPLHPQVSFPPAASVEHLVQQPRPLPRLRPGAVL